Proteins from a genomic interval of Youhaiella tibetensis:
- the accC gene encoding acetyl-CoA carboxylase biotin carboxylase subunit, protein MFSKVLIANRGEIALRILRACKELGIQTVAVHSTADANAMHVRLADESVCIGPPPARDSYLNIPQIMAACEITGADAVHPGYGFLSENARFAQILNEHKITFIGPSAHHIEIMGDKITAKKTAVELGIPVVPGSDGEIKTEAEAKALATKIGYPVLIKATAGGGGRGMKVAHTELDIGIALSTARSEAKAAFGNDSVYIEKYLGKPRHIEVQVMGDGQGNAVHLGTRDCSLQRRHQKVWEEASAPTVPPEKREEIGEICAAAMRKLKYSGAGTIEFLYENGEFYFIEMNTRLQVEHPVTERITGIDIVYEQIRVASGEKLSLKQKDIQFYGHAIEVRINAEDPQTFTPSPGKISFYHPAGGVGVRVDSAVYQGYSIPPYYDSLIGKLIVYGRTRHECLQRLSRSIDEFVVDGVKTTLPLFQRLIREPDIIAGNYDIHWLENYLGKK, encoded by the coding sequence ATGTTCTCCAAGGTCCTGATTGCCAATCGCGGCGAAATCGCCCTGCGCATCCTGCGCGCCTGCAAGGAACTGGGCATCCAGACTGTTGCGGTTCACTCGACCGCCGACGCCAATGCCATGCATGTGCGCCTGGCCGACGAAAGCGTCTGCATCGGCCCGCCCCCGGCCCGCGACAGCTACCTGAACATCCCCCAGATCATGGCCGCCTGCGAGATCACCGGCGCAGACGCCGTGCATCCGGGCTACGGCTTCCTCTCCGAGAACGCGCGCTTCGCCCAGATTCTCAACGAGCACAAGATCACCTTCATCGGCCCCTCGGCGCACCATATCGAGATCATGGGCGACAAGATCACCGCCAAGAAGACGGCGGTCGAACTGGGCATCCCGGTGGTCCCCGGCTCGGACGGCGAGATCAAGACCGAGGCCGAGGCCAAGGCTCTCGCCACCAAGATCGGCTACCCGGTCCTGATCAAGGCCACCGCCGGCGGCGGCGGACGCGGCATGAAGGTTGCCCATACCGAACTCGATATCGGCATAGCCCTCTCGACCGCCCGCTCGGAAGCCAAGGCCGCCTTCGGCAACGACTCGGTCTACATCGAAAAGTACCTGGGCAAGCCCCGCCACATCGAAGTGCAGGTGATGGGCGACGGCCAGGGCAACGCGGTGCACCTGGGCACGCGCGACTGCTCGCTGCAGCGCCGCCACCAGAAGGTCTGGGAAGAAGCCAGCGCCCCCACCGTTCCGCCCGAGAAGCGCGAGGAAATCGGCGAGATCTGCGCCGCCGCAATGCGCAAGCTCAAGTACTCGGGCGCCGGCACCATCGAGTTCCTCTACGAGAACGGCGAGTTCTATTTCATCGAAATGAACACGCGCCTGCAGGTGGAGCACCCGGTGACCGAACGCATCACCGGCATCGACATCGTCTATGAACAGATCCGCGTCGCGTCGGGCGAGAAGCTCTCGCTCAAGCAGAAGGACATCCAGTTCTACGGCCACGCCATCGAAGTGCGCATCAATGCGGAAGACCCGCAGACCTTCACGCCTTCGCCCGGCAAGATCAGCTTCTACCACCCTGCCGGCGGCGTCGGCGTGCGCGTGGATTCGGCCGTCTATCAGGGCTATTCGATCCCGCCCTACTACGACAGCCTGATCGGCAAGCTCATCGTCTATGGCCGCACGCGCCACGAATGCCTGCAGCGCCTGAGCCGCTCGATCGACGAGTTCGTGGTGGACGGCGTCAAGACCACGCTGCCGCTCTTCCAGCGCCTGATCCGCGAACCCGATATCATCGCGGGCAACTACGACATCCACTGGCTGGAAAACTATCTCGGCAAGAAGTGA
- the aat gene encoding leucyl/phenylalanyl-tRNA--protein transferase → MSKKPDPFDIELTPELIVRAYQAGIFPMAEDADDPDLFWVSPEMRGIIPLDGFKISTSLRKTLKKHPFQVKVDTDLEAVFDGCAEPAPERETTWINSTIRRLYGELYRRGLVHTVEVWDGKELVGGLYGLALGSAFFGESMFHRRTDASKIALAHLVERLTAGGFRLLDTQFLTAHLKSLGGIEIPREIYELRLADALSHAGDFYAWDRRPLD, encoded by the coding sequence ATGTCCAAGAAACCCGACCCCTTCGATATCGAGCTGACCCCCGAACTGATCGTCCGGGCCTATCAGGCCGGCATCTTTCCCATGGCCGAGGATGCGGACGACCCGGACCTCTTCTGGGTCTCGCCCGAGATGCGTGGCATTATCCCGCTCGACGGATTCAAGATCTCAACAAGCCTGCGCAAGACGCTGAAAAAGCACCCGTTTCAGGTGAAGGTCGATACGGACCTCGAAGCGGTGTTCGACGGCTGCGCCGAGCCGGCGCCCGAGCGCGAGACCACCTGGATCAATTCCACCATCCGGCGCCTTTATGGCGAACTCTACCGCCGCGGGCTGGTCCACACCGTGGAAGTCTGGGACGGCAAGGAACTGGTGGGCGGGCTCTACGGGCTGGCGCTCGGCTCCGCCTTCTTCGGGGAATCGATGTTCCATCGCCGAACCGACGCAAGCAAGATCGCGCTGGCGCACCTGGTCGAACGCCTCACCGCGGGAGGCTTCCGGCTACTGGACACCCAGTTCCTCACCGCCCACCTGAAGTCGCTTGGGGGCATCGAGATCCCGCGCGAAATCTACGAACTACGCCTGGCCGATGCCCTCTCCCACGCCGGGGATTTCTACGCCTGGGACCGGCGCCCCCTCGATTAA
- a CDS encoding GyrI-like domain-containing protein gives MLSEPKIIERPPQPYLAIRETVTMPFGQVVDRVYPEFFAWLARHGVAPADAPIIKYNLIDMDGELELEFGAPVASAVEGDGRVIAGVLPGGRFGSITWQGGYDKLIDANGALIDWARREGIRWDMEETPKGDRFGCRLEIYRTDPGQEPDSSKWLTDVVIRIAD, from the coding sequence ATGCTCAGCGAACCGAAGATCATCGAACGCCCGCCACAACCCTATCTCGCCATTCGCGAGACGGTGACCATGCCTTTCGGCCAGGTCGTCGACCGGGTCTACCCTGAGTTCTTCGCCTGGTTGGCCCGCCACGGCGTCGCGCCCGCCGATGCGCCGATTATCAAGTACAATCTCATCGACATGGACGGCGAACTCGAGCTCGAGTTCGGCGCCCCGGTGGCGAGCGCGGTGGAGGGCGATGGCCGGGTGATCGCGGGGGTGCTGCCGGGTGGCCGTTTCGGCTCCATCACCTGGCAGGGTGGCTATGACAAGCTGATCGACGCCAACGGGGCACTCATCGATTGGGCGCGCCGGGAGGGCATCCGGTGGGACATGGAGGAAACCCCAAAGGGCGATCGCTTCGGATGCCGGCTCGAAATCTATCGCACCGATCCGGGCCAGGAGCCCGATTCGAGCAAATGGCTTACCGACGTGGTGATCCGCATCGCGGATTAA
- a CDS encoding SRPBCC family protein, with the protein MGPEGFRLSHCQMDFRVGGNWRFCMSRPGRDHWIHGTYQEIAPPERLSFTYINDADGHSMLVEIEFIGLGEETEMRFRQSEFLNVAERDGHRFGWSSTFEMLDTYLATPQAQQ; encoded by the coding sequence GTGGGGCCTGAGGGGTTTCGGCTCTCCCATTGCCAGATGGATTTTCGTGTCGGCGGCAACTGGCGGTTCTGCATGTCGCGGCCGGGCCGTGACCACTGGATCCACGGCACCTACCAGGAGATTGCGCCGCCGGAGCGCCTGAGCTTCACCTATATCAACGATGCCGACGGCCATAGCATGCTGGTCGAAATCGAGTTCATCGGTCTTGGCGAGGAGACCGAGATGCGATTCAGGCAGAGCGAGTTCCTGAACGTCGCCGAGCGCGACGGCCACCGCTTCGGCTGGAGTTCGACGTTCGAAATGCTCGATACCTATCTTGCCACGCCCCAGGCGCAACAGTGA
- a CDS encoding ArsR/SmtB family transcription factor: MHEEQLNLAFSALADPTRRAILARLTHGQASVLELAEPFQMTLPAVSKHLKVLERAGLITRGREAQWRPCRLAPEPIKAIAGWIEPYRKYWEGSFDRLDDYLAEIQEGKSDDGIN, encoded by the coding sequence ATGCACGAAGAACAGCTCAATCTGGCCTTTTCGGCTCTGGCCGATCCGACGCGACGCGCCATCCTGGCGCGACTGACCCACGGGCAGGCGAGCGTGCTCGAACTGGCCGAGCCCTTCCAGATGACGCTGCCAGCGGTTTCCAAGCACCTCAAGGTCTTGGAGCGGGCAGGGCTCATTACCCGCGGCCGCGAGGCGCAATGGCGCCCATGCCGGCTCGCACCCGAACCCATCAAGGCCATCGCGGGCTGGATCGAGCCCTACCGGAAGTACTGGGAAGGCAGCTTCGACAGGCTGGACGACTATCTGGCAGAGATACAGGAGGGAAAATCCGATGACGGCATCAACTGA
- a CDS encoding DUF2155 domain-containing protein has protein sequence MKRFAAALAMLAALSAAPALAATISNPVATFTGLDKITARITTFDVYMNETVQFGALQVTPRVCYTRPSTEIQRTSVFVEVDQVSLQGTVKRIFTGWMFADAPALNAVDHPVYDVWLSDCKQSSDVPPPKP, from the coding sequence ATGAAGCGCTTTGCGGCAGCGCTGGCCATGCTCGCGGCTTTGTCCGCGGCGCCTGCGCTGGCAGCGACCATTTCAAACCCGGTGGCGACCTTTACCGGGCTCGACAAGATCACGGCGCGGATCACCACTTTCGACGTCTACATGAACGAGACCGTGCAGTTCGGCGCGCTGCAGGTGACGCCGCGCGTCTGCTACACGAGGCCCTCGACCGAGATCCAGCGGACATCGGTGTTCGTCGAAGTTGACCAGGTGAGCCTGCAGGGCACGGTCAAGCGCATCTTCACCGGCTGGATGTTTGCCGATGCGCCCGCGCTCAACGCGGTGGATCATCCCGTCTATGACGTGTGGCTGAGCGACTGCAAGCAGAGCTCGGACGTGCCGCCGCCCAAGCCCTAG
- a CDS encoding NADH:ubiquinone oxidoreductase subunit NDUFA12, with protein sequence MKALLSEIFVWWQGQTWGTRLYLKRFFKYVGSDEFGNRYYEDKKRDRRWVTYNGYADASSIPPGWHGWMHHRTDTPPSAEHYNARPWEKPAQPNLTGTAAAYRPDGSLLNKGERPRVTGDYDAWSPE encoded by the coding sequence ATGAAAGCGCTTCTCTCGGAAATCTTCGTCTGGTGGCAGGGACAAACCTGGGGCACGCGCCTGTATTTGAAGCGGTTCTTCAAATACGTGGGCAGCGATGAGTTCGGGAATCGCTACTACGAGGACAAGAAGCGCGACCGCCGCTGGGTGACCTATAACGGGTATGCCGACGCCTCTTCGATTCCGCCCGGCTGGCATGGCTGGATGCATCACCGCACCGATACGCCGCCGAGCGCCGAGCACTACAACGCTCGCCCCTGGGAAAAGCCGGCCCAGCCGAACCTCACCGGCACCGCGGCAGCCTATCGCCCCGATGGGAGCCTGCTCAACAAGGGTGAACGCCCGCGTGTTACGGGCGACTACGACGCCTGGTCGCCCGAATAA
- a CDS encoding vitamin B12-dependent ribonucleotide reductase encodes MRIERRFTKANQSAYEGIEFRNATSEIRNPDGSVVFKLENIAIPAAWSQVASDIIAQKYFRKAGVAKVLKKVEENAVPSWLWRSIPDEAALAALPEKERYGSELDSRQVFDRLAGTWTYWGWKGKYFETEEDAQAFFDELRYMLATQKVAPNSPQWFNTGLHWAYGIDGPGQGHFYVDPFTHKLVQSKSAYEHPQPHACFIQSVDDDLVNEGGIMDLWVREARLFKYGSGTGSNFSRLRGEGEKLSGGGKSSGLMSFLKIGDRAAGAIKSGGTTRRAAKMVVVDIDHPDIETYINWKVKEEQKVAALVTGSKVVSRHLKAILKAAVNCDGAGDDCFDVTKNPALKREVRAAKKALVPENYIYRVIQFAKQGYTDIEFPIYDTDWDSEAYLTVSGQNSNNSVRVTDDYLKAVETDGDWNLMGRITGKVTKTLKARDLWESIGYAAWASADPGIQYHTTINDWHTSPEAGPIIASNPCSEYMFLDDTACNLASINLLPYRKADGSFDVAAYEHTIRLWTIVLEVSVMMAQFPSKAIAERSFKYRTLGLGYANIGGLLMTSGIPYDSVEGRAYAGALTAIMTGVAYATSAEMAKELGAFDDYKRNAKHMLRVIRNHRNAALGNADGYEKLSINPVPLDVANVPYAELTERAKVAWDNALALGEKHGYRNAQVSVIAPTGTIGLVMDCDTTGIEPDFALVKFKKLAGGGYFKIINRAVPPALRTLGYSESQIAEIEAYAVGHGNINQAPGINPGTLRAKGFDDAKIEALNKALASAFDVKFAFNKWTLGEDFLKSLGITDEQLNDFTFELLPALGFSKKDIEAANLHVCGAMTLEGAPHLKAEHLPVFDCASPCGKIGKRYLSIESHILMMAAAQPFISGAISKTINMPNDATVEDCKEAYMLSWRLALKANALYRDGSKLSQPLNAALLADDDEEEDDAVEALVAQNAAARVPVVAEKIVERIIERTVREREKMPDRRKGYTQKAVVGGHKVYVRTGEYDDGRLGEIFIDMHKEGAAFRAMMNNFAIAISLGLQYGVPLDEYVEAFTFTRFEPAGMVMGNDRIKNATSILDYVFRELAVSYLDRDDLAHVNPEGPTSLGKGVAEEKSARGNTAAPAPVPAERFVSRGMTRGRVANSSLMLVPTAQVSATAAPAMQTSTVTALRTATALKAEPALAPAAFPAAELSPIPSPPPSKDAGLLRAEAQMKGYTGDQCTECHNFTMVRNGTCLKCDTCGTTTGCS; translated from the coding sequence ATGCGCATTGAACGTCGGTTTACCAAGGCCAACCAGTCGGCCTACGAGGGTATCGAGTTCCGGAACGCGACCAGCGAGATCCGCAATCCCGATGGCTCTGTCGTCTTCAAGCTCGAGAACATCGCCATTCCCGCGGCCTGGAGCCAGGTCGCGTCCGACATCATCGCCCAGAAGTATTTCCGCAAGGCCGGCGTCGCCAAGGTCCTGAAGAAGGTCGAGGAGAACGCGGTTCCCTCCTGGCTCTGGCGCTCGATCCCCGACGAAGCCGCCCTCGCCGCCCTGCCCGAAAAGGAGCGCTATGGCTCCGAGCTCGACAGCCGCCAGGTCTTCGATCGCCTTGCCGGCACCTGGACCTACTGGGGCTGGAAGGGCAAGTATTTCGAAACCGAGGAAGACGCCCAGGCGTTCTTCGACGAGCTGCGCTACATGCTGGCGACCCAGAAGGTGGCGCCGAACTCCCCGCAATGGTTCAACACCGGCCTGCATTGGGCCTATGGCATCGACGGCCCCGGCCAGGGCCACTTCTATGTCGACCCCTTCACCCACAAGCTCGTGCAGTCCAAATCCGCCTACGAGCACCCGCAGCCCCATGCCTGCTTCATCCAGTCCGTCGATGACGACCTGGTCAACGAAGGCGGCATCATGGACCTCTGGGTCCGCGAGGCGCGCCTCTTCAAGTACGGCTCGGGCACCGGCTCCAACTTCTCGCGTCTGCGTGGCGAAGGCGAAAAGCTCTCGGGCGGCGGCAAGTCCTCGGGCCTGATGAGCTTCCTCAAGATCGGCGACCGCGCTGCAGGCGCCATCAAGTCGGGCGGCACCACCCGCCGCGCCGCCAAGATGGTCGTGGTCGACATCGACCACCCCGATATCGAGACCTACATCAACTGGAAGGTGAAGGAAGAGCAGAAGGTTGCCGCTCTCGTCACCGGCTCCAAGGTCGTCTCCAGGCACCTCAAGGCGATCCTCAAGGCCGCCGTCAACTGCGACGGCGCGGGCGACGATTGCTTTGACGTGACCAAGAACCCGGCGTTGAAGCGCGAAGTGCGCGCCGCCAAGAAGGCCCTGGTGCCGGAGAACTACATCTACCGCGTCATCCAGTTCGCCAAGCAGGGCTATACGGACATCGAATTCCCGATCTACGACACCGATTGGGACAGCGAGGCGTACCTGACCGTTTCCGGCCAGAACTCGAACAATTCCGTCCGCGTCACCGACGACTACCTCAAGGCCGTCGAGACCGATGGCGACTGGAACCTGATGGGCCGCATCACCGGCAAGGTCACCAAGACCCTCAAAGCCCGGGACCTGTGGGAATCCATCGGCTACGCCGCCTGGGCCTCGGCCGATCCGGGCATCCAGTACCACACCACCATCAACGATTGGCACACCAGCCCCGAGGCCGGCCCGATCATCGCGTCCAATCCGTGCTCGGAATATATGTTCCTGGACGACACGGCCTGTAACCTCGCCTCGATCAACCTGCTGCCCTACCGCAAGGCAGACGGCTCGTTCGACGTGGCCGCCTACGAGCACACCATTCGCCTGTGGACGATCGTGCTCGAAGTCTCGGTGATGATGGCCCAGTTCCCGTCCAAGGCCATTGCCGAGCGCTCCTTCAAGTACCGTACGCTGGGCCTGGGCTACGCCAATATCGGCGGCCTGCTGATGACCTCCGGCATTCCCTATGACTCGGTGGAAGGCCGCGCCTATGCCGGCGCCCTCACCGCCATCATGACCGGCGTCGCCTATGCCACCTCGGCCGAAATGGCCAAGGAACTGGGCGCGTTCGACGACTACAAGCGCAACGCCAAGCACATGCTGCGCGTCATCCGCAACCACCGCAACGCGGCCCTCGGCAATGCCGATGGCTACGAGAAGCTCTCGATCAACCCGGTGCCGCTCGACGTCGCCAACGTGCCCTATGCCGAACTCACCGAGCGCGCCAAGGTGGCTTGGGACAACGCTCTCGCCCTCGGCGAGAAGCACGGCTACCGCAATGCCCAGGTTTCGGTGATCGCCCCGACCGGCACCATCGGCCTGGTCATGGATTGCGACACCACCGGCATCGAGCCCGACTTCGCGCTGGTCAAGTTCAAGAAGCTCGCCGGCGGCGGCTACTTCAAGATCATCAACCGCGCCGTGCCCCCGGCCCTGCGCACGCTCGGCTACTCGGAAAGCCAGATCGCCGAGATCGAGGCCTATGCCGTCGGCCATGGCAACATCAACCAGGCCCCGGGCATCAACCCCGGCACCCTGCGCGCCAAGGGCTTTGACGACGCCAAGATCGAAGCGCTGAACAAAGCCCTGGCCTCGGCCTTCGACGTCAAGTTCGCCTTCAACAAGTGGACGCTGGGCGAGGACTTCCTCAAGTCACTCGGCATCACCGACGAGCAGCTCAACGACTTCACCTTCGAACTGCTGCCGGCGCTTGGCTTCTCCAAGAAGGACATCGAGGCGGCGAACCTGCACGTCTGCGGCGCGATGACCCTGGAAGGCGCTCCGCACCTCAAGGCCGAGCACCTGCCGGTGTTCGATTGCGCCAGCCCCTGCGGCAAGATCGGCAAGCGCTACCTCTCGATCGAGAGCCACATCCTGATGATGGCTGCCGCGCAGCCCTTCATCTCGGGCGCAATCTCCAAGACCATCAACATGCCCAACGACGCCACCGTCGAGGACTGCAAGGAAGCCTACATGCTCTCCTGGCGCCTGGCGCTCAAGGCCAACGCGCTCTATCGCGACGGCTCCAAGCTCAGCCAGCCGCTCAACGCCGCCCTCCTCGCCGATGACGACGAGGAAGAGGACGATGCGGTCGAGGCCCTGGTGGCCCAGAACGCGGCGGCCCGCGTGCCGGTGGTTGCCGAAAAGATCGTCGAGCGCATCATCGAGCGCACCGTGCGCGAGCGCGAGAAGATGCCCGACCGCCGCAAGGGTTACACCCAGAAGGCAGTCGTGGGCGGCCACAAGGTCTATGTCCGTACCGGCGAATACGACGACGGGCGCCTGGGCGAGATCTTCATCGACATGCACAAGGAAGGCGCCGCCTTCCGTGCGATGATGAACAACTTCGCCATCGCCATCTCTCTCGGCCTCCAGTACGGCGTGCCGCTGGACGAATACGTGGAAGCCTTCACCTTCACCCGGTTCGAGCCCGCCGGCATGGTCATGGGCAACGACCGCATCAAGAACGCCACCTCGATCCTGGATTACGTGTTCCGCGAACTCGCCGTCTCCTATCTCGACCGCGACGACCTGGCCCACGTTAACCCCGAGGGCCCGACCTCGCTCGGCAAGGGCGTAGCCGAGGAAAAGAGCGCCCGTGGCAACACGGCCGCGCCTGCCCCGGTGCCCGCCGAGCGCTTTGTATCCCGCGGCATGACCCGCGGCCGCGTGGCCAACTCCTCGCTGATGCTGGTGCCCACGGCCCAGGTTTCGGCAACGGCGGCTCCGGCCATGCAGACCTCCACGGTCACCGCGCTGCGCACGGCCACGGCCCTCAAGGCCGAGCCCGCCCTCGCCCCTGCGGCCTTCCCGGCCGCCGAGCTGAGCCCCATCCCGAGCCCCCCGCCCAGCAAGGACGCGGGCCTGCTCCGGGCCGAGGCCCAGATGAAGGGCTACACCGGCGACCAGTGCACCGAGTGCCACAACTTCACCATGGTGCGTAACGGCACGTGCCTGAAGTGCGACACCTGCGGCACGACCACGGGTTGCAGCTGA
- a CDS encoding DUF2254 domain-containing protein, with protein MTSRWLWLTIQVTRRIWFRASIFSVVAVLVALLGIALDPYIPSDLPAKVGANAVDHILSIIASSMLTVTTFSLSIMVSAYSAATTNVTPRATKLVIEDSTTKNVLSTFVGSFLFSLVGIIVLSTGAYGAQGRVVLFAATIIVIILIVVTLLRWIDHLARLGRVTETTDSVEQAAAKAMRARHQNPYMGGRPFDDPAGLPPDARAVPSSKIGYVQHVDIGALAELIPDEGGAIYLNAIPGKFVDPTQTLAWTSRVEGEAVEKAVRDCFSIADTRSFDQDPRFGASVLAEIASRALSPGINDPGTAIDVIGRAVRILSIWSEPDEFDEADYPEVYVPPLALADLFDDLFMPIARDGAPVVEIGLRLQKAFLTLSRLGEGRLRPQALRHAAEALERSESALPIEADKVRVRQAAQMVLQTGH; from the coding sequence ATGACGTCCCGCTGGCTTTGGCTTACCATCCAGGTCACACGCCGCATCTGGTTTCGCGCCAGCATTTTTTCGGTCGTTGCGGTTCTGGTCGCGCTCCTGGGTATCGCACTGGACCCGTACATTCCGAGCGACCTGCCGGCCAAGGTGGGTGCCAATGCGGTCGACCATATCCTGAGCATCATCGCCTCGAGCATGCTGACCGTTACGACCTTTTCGCTCAGCATCATGGTCTCGGCCTATTCGGCGGCCACGACCAATGTCACGCCCCGTGCCACGAAGCTGGTTATCGAGGACTCGACCACCAAGAACGTGCTGTCCACGTTCGTCGGCTCCTTCCTGTTCAGTCTGGTCGGCATAATCGTATTGAGCACCGGAGCCTATGGAGCCCAGGGCAGGGTCGTCCTGTTCGCCGCAACGATCATCGTCATTATCCTGATCGTGGTCACCTTGTTGCGCTGGATTGACCACCTGGCCCGGCTCGGCCGGGTTACCGAAACGACCGACAGCGTTGAGCAAGCGGCGGCCAAGGCCATGCGGGCCCGACATCAAAATCCATATATGGGTGGGCGACCCTTTGACGATCCGGCGGGCCTGCCGCCAGACGCTCGCGCCGTGCCGAGCAGCAAGATCGGATACGTGCAGCACGTTGATATCGGAGCGCTTGCCGAGCTCATTCCCGATGAAGGTGGCGCCATCTATCTCAACGCGATTCCGGGCAAGTTCGTCGATCCTACGCAGACGCTGGCCTGGACCTCCCGCGTCGAGGGCGAAGCGGTCGAGAAGGCCGTTCGCGACTGCTTTTCCATCGCCGATACGCGCTCGTTCGACCAGGACCCGCGGTTTGGCGCATCGGTCCTCGCCGAAATCGCGTCACGCGCCCTGTCGCCCGGCATCAACGACCCCGGGACGGCGATCGACGTCATCGGGCGAGCGGTTCGCATATTGTCCATCTGGTCTGAGCCGGACGAGTTTGACGAGGCCGACTACCCAGAGGTCTACGTGCCACCCTTGGCGCTGGCCGACCTGTTTGACGACCTCTTCATGCCCATCGCCCGGGACGGCGCGCCCGTAGTCGAGATCGGGCTCCGCCTGCAAAAGGCCTTCCTGACGCTTTCCCGGCTCGGAGAAGGCCGGCTCCGCCCCCAAGCCCTCCGGCATGCCGCCGAAGCACTCGAGCGTTCAGAATCGGCCTTGCCGATAGAAGCCGACAAGGTGCGCGTGCGCCAGGCCGCCCAGATGGTGCTGCAGACCGGGCACTAG
- a CDS encoding I78 family peptidase inhibitor, whose amino-acid sequence MFKSLPAGIAILATIIACTAPARADGPATEPATPDCGAAALEASIGKAVVGTTAEDVTVGGAPVQSKGVVRVIMPGDMVTQDFSEDRLNLEVDEAGNLARATCG is encoded by the coding sequence ATGTTCAAGAGCTTGCCTGCGGGAATTGCCATTCTGGCGACCATCATCGCCTGCACCGCCCCTGCCCGGGCAGACGGGCCGGCGACCGAACCGGCCACGCCCGATTGCGGGGCGGCAGCGCTCGAGGCGAGCATCGGCAAGGCGGTGGTCGGCACGACGGCCGAAGACGTGACGGTCGGCGGCGCGCCGGTGCAGTCCAAAGGCGTGGTGCGCGTCATCATGCCGGGCGACATGGTCACCCAGGACTTCAGCGAGGACCGACTCAACCTGGAAGTCGACGAAGCCGGAAACCTGGCTCGGGCGACCTGCGGCTGA
- the nrdH gene encoding glutaredoxin-like protein NrdH — translation MTITVYSKPACVQCTATTRALDRKGIDYTLVDISEDAEAYARVQGMGYRQIPVVVAGEQHWAGFRPDMIGALS, via the coding sequence ATGACCATCACCGTTTACAGCAAGCCCGCCTGCGTTCAATGCACCGCCACTACCCGCGCGCTCGACCGCAAGGGTATCGACTATACGCTCGTCGACATCTCAGAAGACGCCGAAGCCTATGCGCGCGTCCAGGGCATGGGCTACCGCCAGATCCCGGTCGTCGTCGCCGGCGAGCAGCATTGGGCCGGCTTCCGTCCCGACATGATCGGCGCCCTCTCCTGA
- the nrdI gene encoding class Ib ribonucleoside-diphosphate reductase assembly flavoprotein NrdI, which produces MGNIVYYSSSSENTHRFVRKLGFESLRLPVEAGGEPPVIEAPYVLVLPTYGGGGGKGAVPKPVIQFLNNPANRSLIRGVIAAGNTNFGPAYAIAGDIVSRKCAVPLLYRFELLGTAEDVENVRQGLVRFWTCSH; this is translated from the coding sequence ATGGGCAACATCGTCTACTATTCGAGCAGCTCGGAAAACACGCACCGCTTCGTCCGGAAGCTGGGCTTTGAAAGCCTGCGCCTGCCGGTCGAGGCCGGCGGGGAGCCCCCCGTCATCGAAGCACCCTATGTGCTGGTCCTCCCCACCTATGGCGGCGGAGGGGGCAAGGGCGCGGTTCCCAAGCCGGTTATCCAGTTCCTCAACAATCCTGCCAACCGCAGCCTGATCCGCGGCGTGATCGCCGCGGGCAACACCAATTTCGGGCCGGCCTACGCGATCGCGGGCGATATCGTCTCGCGCAAATGCGCCGTGCCCCTCCTCTACCGGTTCGAACTTCTCGGGACCGCGGAGGACGTCGAAAATGTCAGACAAGGACTCGTACGGTTTTGGACATGCTCACACTAG